One genomic window of Indioceanicola profundi includes the following:
- the modC gene encoding molybdenum ABC transporter ATP-binding protein, with protein MLDVRLHHRLGGFILDTAFTAGPGVTALFGRSGAGKTTVVNAIAGLLRPDSGRIALDGEVLLDTDARRWVPPHRRRVGYVFQEARLFPHLTVRRNLAFGRFVAGRRGDAREFDRVVELLGIAPLLDRRPRHLSGGERQRVAIGRALLAEPRLLLLDEPLASLDRQRRAEILPFLERLRDQGGIPMVLVTHEMKEVTRLAATLVLMVDGRAVAAGPVSELTARPALNRWLGGYDAGVLLPARVAGRDAAWALTLLRTPAGTLTVPGVELPLGTETRVRIRARDVLLSLAPPDGLSVRNALPGVVAAIDRTDAATVQVTLDCAGHPVAAGLTAKAAAELGLTPGRQVWAVIKAVAVEGA; from the coding sequence ATGCTTGACGTCCGCCTGCACCATCGACTGGGCGGCTTCATCCTGGATACCGCCTTCACGGCCGGTCCCGGCGTCACGGCCCTGTTCGGCCGCTCGGGGGCGGGGAAGACCACGGTGGTCAATGCCATCGCCGGGCTGCTGCGCCCGGACAGCGGCCGGATCGCCCTGGATGGAGAGGTCCTGCTGGACACCGACGCCCGCCGCTGGGTTCCGCCCCATCGCCGCCGCGTCGGCTATGTGTTCCAGGAGGCAAGGCTGTTCCCGCACCTCACCGTGCGCCGGAATCTGGCCTTCGGCCGCTTCGTCGCCGGCCGGCGCGGCGACGCCCGGGAATTCGACCGGGTCGTGGAGCTGCTTGGGATCGCCCCGCTGCTGGACCGCCGGCCACGGCACCTGTCGGGCGGGGAGCGGCAGCGGGTTGCCATCGGCCGGGCCCTGCTGGCCGAACCGCGCCTGCTGCTGCTGGACGAACCGCTGGCCAGTCTGGACCGGCAGCGCCGCGCGGAAATCCTGCCGTTCCTGGAGCGGCTGCGTGACCAGGGCGGCATCCCCATGGTGCTGGTCACCCATGAGATGAAAGAGGTGACGCGCCTTGCCGCCACGCTGGTGCTCATGGTCGATGGGCGGGCGGTCGCGGCCGGTCCGGTGTCGGAGCTGACGGCCAGGCCGGCCCTGAATCGATGGCTCGGCGGCTACGATGCGGGCGTGCTGCTGCCGGCGCGGGTCGCCGGGCGGGACGCCGCCTGGGCGCTGACCCTGCTGCGGACACCGGCCGGCACGCTGACCGTGCCGGGCGTGGAGCTGCCCCTGGGAACGGAGACGCGGGTACGCATCCGTGCCCGCGACGTGCTGCTCAGCCTTGCCCCGCCGGACGGCCTTTCCGTCCGCAACGCGCTTCCGGGCGTGGTCGCCGCCATCGACCGGACGGACGCCGCCACCGTGCAGGTCACGCTGGACTGCGCCGGCCACCCGGTTGCCGCTGGCCTCACCGCCAAGGCGGCGGCGGAGCTGGGGCTGACGCCCGGCAGGCAGGTCTGGGCGGTCATCAAGGCTGTCGCGGTCGAGGGAGCCTGA
- a CDS encoding winged helix-turn-helix domain-containing protein, protein MTAPPRTRLTLRLDFHPDGQLGPGKVRLLEEIGRHGSISGAGRALGMSYRRAWLLVDEINRTFRSPAVATRPGGSGGGGAALTDWGERLVKLYRATEEAARLGAAGCIQELEQELAEQPPPAVSDGPD, encoded by the coding sequence ATGACCGCCCCGCCCCGCACCCGCCTGACACTGCGCCTGGATTTCCATCCGGACGGCCAGCTTGGCCCCGGAAAGGTGCGCCTGCTGGAAGAGATCGGGCGGCACGGCTCCATTTCCGGCGCGGGCCGGGCGCTGGGCATGTCCTACCGGCGGGCCTGGCTGCTGGTGGACGAGATCAACCGCACTTTCCGGAGCCCGGCGGTCGCAACCCGGCCCGGCGGCTCCGGCGGCGGGGGCGCTGCGCTGACCGACTGGGGTGAGCGGCTGGTAAAGCTGTACCGCGCGACGGAGGAGGCGGCGCGGCTGGGCGCGGCAGGCTGCATCCAGGAGCTGGAGCAGGAGCTGGCGGAGCAGCCGCCGCCCGCGGTATCGGACGGGCCGGACTGA
- a CDS encoding sensor histidine kinase, protein MPSPVTLIGPSRRPAFARALTAGLVGLALLGAAPACAEPVATAMAAAAPRADWRGLATPVFDRIDRDDGLPHAVVGSVVRDADGFLWVGTQGGLARFDGYRFRPADGVMTDAFIRALHGRSDGTLWVGSNADGLAVLDIHDGTWRRWTAAEQGLASDRVNAIVEDGTGGLWIGTQAGLQHLDPVSGALTAVPTDSGPLPASHAEKVATLLATDTGDLWIGTAAGLVRRTWDGGLIGGPVQDSGEGWPSAAILALAQDKAGRIWVGTATEGLWLLAPDGRVLRRWRAEADGADGLPHNRVTALAEVGPDQIWVGTYGGGIAILDPATGAMRVARHNGAIPSSLSGDAVTELYRDPSGLVWVGTAGNGLDRHNPANDAISTIAYSPDGNSGPSRANVLSVLATGDGRLWLGTAGAGIDVLDHRKGRVDAIRPAGGDATGGLGDGAVMALAEGLDGSVWIGTQRGLYRRPPGSSGTVPVQMDGPPELRDGQIYAIRPQPDGSAWIGGGRGVFHIAADGTVTLWRAEEGLAASEVNSVLRDREGRIWLATDGGLDRLDPATGRIEHAALDPDGKPLLVSTLLQDRAGRIWAGTLGGGLALSAPAGREMPAFIRLGKADGLPSGNIGALATDRQGRIWASTDDGLAVIDPDTLAVRRFGPGDGVVVREYWLNAVTTAPDGTIAFGGSGGVTLVRPDDLRDWTFSPPVRLTELTVGGQPLPAEPFNAAQAGPLVIHPGERSFMVEFAALDLARPARNRYSVRLAGFEEGWDERDGTRRTATWTSLPPGDYTLEIRAANKDGRWAEAAFTLPVRVMPAWWQYRWVQAMALLALAGLGYGLYRGRTAYLHARRKELELLVANRTVELARQKDELERTLCDLRAAQEEIVRSEKLAALGRMVAGVAHKINTPVGLVITSVTQLEEEIREVTAKLEEQTLRRSDLSEFLEMARELSDVIARNSDRAADLVQSFKQVSADRASEERRTVQLTPYLSEVVKTIRPLVRLRGVDIRVSGPEAVSVTTYPGLLAQVVTNLVTNAVTHAFAGVAEPEILLDIAAHGDGARIVLADNGNGMGAEVRDRAFEPFFTTRRNAGGTGLGLHIVHNLVTGPLRGGLSLDTAPGRGTRFQIDLPAHV, encoded by the coding sequence ATGCCATCTCCGGTCACCCTCATCGGTCCGTCCCGCCGCCCCGCTTTCGCGCGGGCGCTGACGGCTGGCCTTGTCGGCCTGGCGCTGCTGGGGGCGGCACCGGCCTGTGCGGAGCCGGTCGCGACGGCGATGGCCGCCGCTGCGCCCCGCGCCGACTGGCGCGGTCTGGCCACACCTGTCTTCGACCGGATCGACCGCGACGATGGCCTGCCCCATGCCGTGGTGGGATCGGTGGTTCGGGATGCGGACGGGTTCCTCTGGGTCGGCACCCAGGGCGGCCTCGCCCGCTTCGACGGTTACCGGTTCAGACCTGCCGATGGCGTGATGACGGACGCCTTCATCCGCGCGCTGCACGGCCGGTCGGACGGCACGCTCTGGGTGGGCAGCAACGCCGATGGTCTGGCGGTGCTGGACATCCATGACGGCACATGGCGGCGCTGGACGGCGGCGGAGCAGGGGCTGGCCTCCGACCGGGTCAATGCCATCGTGGAGGACGGGACCGGCGGGCTCTGGATCGGTACCCAGGCCGGGCTCCAGCATCTGGACCCGGTCAGCGGCGCGCTGACCGCCGTTCCCACCGATTCCGGTCCGCTCCCCGCTTCCCATGCGGAGAAGGTGGCGACCCTGCTTGCCACGGATACCGGCGATCTCTGGATCGGCACCGCGGCTGGGCTGGTGCGCCGGACCTGGGATGGCGGCCTGATCGGCGGCCCCGTGCAGGATTCGGGGGAAGGCTGGCCCAGCGCCGCCATCCTGGCCCTTGCTCAGGACAAGGCGGGCCGCATCTGGGTTGGCACGGCGACGGAGGGGCTGTGGCTGCTGGCTCCGGACGGGCGCGTGCTGCGCCGGTGGCGCGCCGAAGCGGATGGGGCGGACGGGCTGCCGCACAACCGGGTGACGGCGCTGGCGGAAGTGGGGCCGGACCAGATCTGGGTCGGCACCTATGGCGGCGGTATCGCGATCCTGGACCCCGCCACGGGAGCGATGCGGGTCGCCCGGCACAACGGGGCTATTCCCAGCAGTCTTTCCGGCGATGCGGTAACCGAGTTGTACCGCGATCCCTCCGGCCTGGTCTGGGTCGGCACGGCCGGAAACGGGCTGGACCGCCACAATCCGGCCAACGACGCCATTTCAACCATCGCCTATTCGCCGGACGGCAATTCCGGCCCTTCGCGCGCCAACGTGCTCAGCGTCCTGGCGACCGGCGACGGCCGGCTCTGGCTCGGCACCGCCGGGGCCGGCATCGATGTGCTCGACCACCGGAAGGGCCGGGTGGACGCCATCCGCCCGGCCGGGGGCGATGCGACCGGCGGCCTTGGAGACGGGGCCGTCATGGCGCTGGCGGAGGGGCTGGACGGAAGCGTCTGGATCGGCACCCAGCGCGGTCTCTACCGCCGCCCGCCCGGCTCGTCGGGCACCGTTCCCGTACAGATGGACGGTCCGCCGGAACTGCGCGACGGCCAGATCTACGCCATCCGCCCGCAGCCGGACGGCTCCGCCTGGATCGGCGGCGGGCGGGGAGTCTTCCACATCGCGGCCGACGGAACGGTGACCCTCTGGCGGGCGGAGGAGGGGCTGGCCGCGTCGGAGGTGAACTCCGTCCTGCGCGACCGGGAGGGCCGCATCTGGCTCGCCACCGATGGCGGCCTCGACCGGCTGGACCCGGCCACCGGGCGGATCGAGCACGCGGCGCTCGACCCCGATGGCAAGCCCCTGCTGGTCAGCACCCTGCTGCAGGACCGCGCCGGGCGGATCTGGGCCGGAACTCTGGGCGGCGGGCTGGCGCTCTCGGCCCCGGCGGGGCGGGAGATGCCGGCCTTCATCCGGCTCGGCAAGGCCGACGGGCTGCCCAGCGGCAATATCGGCGCACTGGCCACGGACCGGCAGGGCCGCATCTGGGCCAGCACGGATGACGGCCTCGCCGTGATCGACCCCGACACGCTGGCAGTGCGCCGGTTCGGCCCCGGCGATGGGGTGGTGGTGCGGGAATACTGGCTGAACGCCGTGACCACCGCGCCGGACGGCACCATCGCCTTCGGCGGCAGCGGCGGGGTAACGCTGGTGAGGCCGGACGATCTCCGCGACTGGACGTTCAGCCCGCCGGTGCGCCTGACCGAGCTGACGGTGGGTGGGCAGCCCTTGCCGGCGGAGCCGTTCAACGCCGCCCAGGCCGGCCCGCTGGTGATCCATCCCGGTGAGCGCAGCTTCATGGTGGAGTTCGCCGCCCTCGACCTCGCCCGTCCGGCCCGCAACCGCTATTCCGTCCGCCTCGCCGGCTTCGAGGAGGGCTGGGACGAGCGGGACGGAACCCGCCGCACCGCCACCTGGACCAGCCTGCCGCCGGGCGACTACACGCTTGAGATACGCGCCGCCAACAAGGACGGGCGCTGGGCAGAGGCCGCCTTCACCCTGCCGGTCCGGGTCATGCCGGCCTGGTGGCAGTATCGCTGGGTACAGGCCATGGCGCTTCTGGCCCTGGCCGGGCTGGGATACGGGCTGTACCGGGGCCGCACTGCCTATCTGCACGCCCGCCGCAAGGAGCTGGAGCTTCTTGTGGCGAACCGGACGGTGGAACTGGCGCGCCAGAAGGACGAGCTGGAGCGCACGCTGTGCGATCTGCGCGCCGCACAGGAAGAGATCGTGCGCTCTGAGAAGCTGGCGGCCCTCGGCCGCATGGTTGCTGGCGTCGCGCATAAGATCAATACGCCTGTCGGCCTCGTCATCACCTCCGTTACCCAGTTGGAGGAGGAAATCCGGGAGGTCACCGCCAAGCTGGAGGAGCAGACTCTCCGCCGCTCCGACCTTTCCGAATTCCTCGAGATGGCGCGGGAGTTGAGCGACGTGATCGCGCGCAACAGCGACCGTGCCGCCGATCTGGTCCAGAGCTTCAAACAGGTCAGCGCCGACCGCGCCAGCGAGGAGCGGCGGACCGTCCAGCTCACCCCCTACCTGTCGGAGGTGGTGAAGACCATCCGCCCGCTGGTCCGGCTGCGCGGCGTGGACATCAGGGTCAGCGGGCCGGAGGCGGTGTCCGTGACCACCTATCCCGGCCTGCTGGCCCAGGTGGTGACGAATCTCGTGACCAACGCCGTCACCCATGCCTTTGCCGGGGTGGCGGAGCCGGAGATCCTGCTGGACATCGCGGCCCATGGCGACGGCGCCCGCATTGTCCTGGCTGACAACGGAAACGGCATGGGGGCGGAGGTGCGCGACCGCGCCTTCGAACCATTCTTCACCACGCGGCGGAACGCCGGCGGCACGGGCCTCGGCCTGCATATCGTCCATAATCTGGTGACCGGCCCGCTACGCGGCGGACTGTCGCTGGACACCGCGCCGGGCCGGGGAACCCGCTTCCAGATCGACCTGCCGGCGCATGTCTGA
- a CDS encoding phage holin family protein, which yields MIRAVRPSAVFIPGQASTTGIRMQQRPAEPFFRTARLPDLGWRLVTDLIRLVRLDVKYALASIRDVAVSTTQGTVLMLAGTLVGMIGLFLLLTGLGLALALVLPGWLLAFVGGAALLGIAIPVAWRSWQTLTGS from the coding sequence GTGATCCGTGCCGTCCGCCCGTCAGCGGTGTTCATCCCTGGTCAGGCATCAACGACAGGCATCAGGATGCAGCAACGCCCGGCCGAACCCTTTTTCCGCACTGCCCGGCTACCCGATCTCGGCTGGCGGCTCGTGACCGACCTGATCCGTCTGGTCCGGCTGGACGTGAAATACGCCCTCGCCAGCATCCGCGACGTCGCCGTCTCCACCACCCAGGGCACGGTCCTGATGCTGGCGGGCACGCTGGTGGGGATGATCGGGCTATTCCTGCTGCTGACCGGCTTGGGGCTGGCGCTCGCCCTGGTGCTGCCCGGATGGCTGCTGGCCTTCGTCGGCGGCGCGGCCCTGCTGGGCATCGCCATCCCCGTCGCGTGGCGGAGCTGGCAGACGCTCACCGGAAGCTGA
- the modA gene encoding molybdate ABC transporter substrate-binding protein, with protein sequence MRALIAAMLLAVLMLPGTAAAEQVTLFAAASLKTALDDLAARYMAGTGTRVLVSTAASSALARQIEAGAPADIFISADRDWMDHLQAQGLIRAGSRRDLLGSRLVLVAARGREPVPVEGLAAALGDSRLAVADTGSVPAGRYAKAALQSLGQWDALSGRLAQAENVRAALALVARGEAPYGIVYATDAAAEPGVTIAAAFPASSHPPIVYPAALTAMAEGDAASRLLDWLSGEAAAEVFRSHGFTIPSDGS encoded by the coding sequence ATGCGTGCGTTGATCGCGGCCATGCTCCTGGCCGTCCTGATGCTGCCCGGAACCGCGGCGGCGGAGCAGGTGACGCTGTTCGCCGCGGCCAGCCTGAAAACCGCGCTCGACGATCTGGCCGCCCGATATATGGCCGGAACGGGCACGCGCGTCCTGGTTTCCACCGCCGCCAGCTCCGCCCTGGCCCGGCAGATCGAAGCCGGGGCGCCGGCCGACATCTTCATCTCCGCCGACCGCGATTGGATGGATCATCTCCAGGCACAGGGGTTGATCCGCGCCGGCAGCCGCCGCGACCTGCTGGGCAGCCGGCTGGTGCTGGTCGCCGCCAGGGGACGGGAACCGGTGCCGGTGGAAGGCTTGGCGGCGGCGCTGGGCGACAGCAGGCTGGCGGTGGCCGACACCGGCTCCGTCCCTGCCGGACGCTATGCCAAGGCGGCCCTGCAAAGCCTCGGACAGTGGGATGCCCTGTCCGGCAGACTTGCCCAGGCGGAAAATGTGCGCGCCGCCCTGGCGCTGGTGGCGCGGGGGGAGGCGCCCTACGGCATCGTGTACGCGACCGATGCCGCGGCGGAGCCGGGGGTGACCATCGCCGCCGCCTTTCCGGCATCCAGCCACCCGCCCATCGTCTATCCCGCCGCCCTGACCGCAATGGCGGAAGGGGACGCGGCTTCCCGGCTGCTGGACTGGCTGTCCGGCGAGGCGGCAGCGGAGGTATTCCGGAGCCACGGCTTCACCATCCCCTCGGACGGATCCTGA
- the modB gene encoding molybdate ABC transporter permease subunit, which translates to MDMALTAEEAAALRISLKVAFWATLTALPLGLATAWLLARRRFPGRLLLDGLVHMPLVLPPVVTGYMLLLLFGRMGPLGGFLDDFGIVFAFNWTGAALAAGVMGFPLMVRAMRLSLEAVDRRLEDAAATLGAPPVMVFLTVTLPLMLPGVLAGAILCFAKALGEFGATITFVSNIPGVTQTLPSAIYSYTQVPGGDGPALRLTLISVVIAISALIASEVLARRVRRRVEGA; encoded by the coding sequence ATGGACATGGCCCTGACGGCGGAGGAGGCGGCGGCGCTGCGGATCAGCCTGAAGGTGGCCTTCTGGGCCACGCTCACGGCGCTTCCCCTGGGCCTCGCCACGGCATGGCTGCTGGCGCGGCGACGCTTTCCCGGTCGCCTGCTGCTGGACGGGCTGGTGCACATGCCGCTGGTTCTGCCGCCGGTGGTGACGGGCTATATGCTGCTGCTGCTGTTCGGGCGCATGGGGCCGCTCGGCGGGTTCCTGGACGATTTCGGAATCGTCTTCGCCTTCAACTGGACCGGTGCGGCGCTGGCCGCCGGCGTCATGGGCTTTCCCCTGATGGTCCGGGCCATGCGCCTGTCGCTTGAGGCGGTGGACCGCAGGCTCGAGGATGCGGCGGCCACGCTGGGCGCGCCGCCCGTCATGGTGTTTCTCACCGTGACCCTGCCGCTGATGCTGCCCGGCGTGCTGGCCGGCGCCATCCTCTGCTTCGCAAAGGCGCTGGGGGAGTTCGGGGCGACCATCACCTTCGTTTCCAACATCCCCGGCGTCACCCAGACCTTGCCCAGCGCCATCTACAGCTATACGCAGGTTCCCGGCGGCGACGGCCCGGCCCTGCGCCTCACCCTGATCTCCGTCGTGATCGCCATCTCCGCGTTGATCGCGTCGGAAGTCCTTGCGCGCCGGGTGCGGCGGCGGGTGGAGGGGGCGTGA
- a CDS encoding TerC family protein, giving the protein MFDWIADPQAWASLATLTALEIVLGIDNIIFISIMASRLPTEQQARARQVGLGLALITRLALLASIAWIVTLTQPLFHFGEFGISARDLILLCGGLFLIYKGTQEIHHTMEGEEEQVASRAAASFGAIVGQIMVLDIVFSLDSVITAVGMANHLPVMVTAVIIAVGVMLFASGPTSRFVQEHPTVKMLALSFLLLVGVALVADGLHFHIPKGYLYFAIAFSVAVEALNLAATKRRRRGQASPHVPGA; this is encoded by the coding sequence ATGTTCGACTGGATCGCCGACCCCCAGGCCTGGGCCAGCCTCGCCACCTTGACGGCGCTGGAGATCGTACTGGGCATCGACAACATCATCTTCATCTCGATCATGGCCAGCCGGCTGCCGACGGAACAGCAGGCCAGGGCCCGACAGGTCGGCCTGGGGCTGGCGCTGATCACCCGGTTGGCCCTTCTGGCCTCCATCGCCTGGATCGTGACCCTTACCCAGCCGCTGTTCCATTTCGGGGAGTTCGGAATTTCCGCCCGCGACCTCATCCTGCTCTGCGGCGGGCTGTTCCTGATCTACAAGGGCACGCAGGAAATCCACCATACGATGGAGGGCGAGGAGGAGCAGGTCGCCTCCCGCGCCGCCGCCAGCTTCGGCGCCATCGTCGGCCAGATCATGGTGCTGGACATCGTGTTCTCGTTGGACAGCGTCATCACCGCGGTGGGCATGGCGAACCACCTGCCGGTGATGGTGACGGCCGTGATCATCGCCGTGGGCGTCATGCTGTTCGCCTCCGGCCCGACCAGCCGTTTCGTGCAGGAGCACCCGACAGTGAAGATGCTGGCGCTGAGCTTCCTTCTGCTGGTCGGCGTGGCGCTGGTGGCCGACGGGCTGCATTTCCACATCCCGAAGGGCTATCTGTACTTCGCCATCGCCTTCTCGGTAGCGGTCGAGGCGCTGAACCTCGCGGCGACGAAACGGCGGCGGCGCGGGCAGGCGTCGCCCCATGTGCCGGGGGCGTGA
- a CDS encoding sensor histidine kinase, protein MDHGPHVPDSALQDGGGDPGHAASVPPDDAGPRRANERRRQERRVADRDAAVLRRAFEGFSDGILVCDGEDRAIFSNPRLHSFFPGSPGVEAIQGWSFERIMREALLLKLVTGTGTDEPVDPERHVAQRMAQRRALTGRTVDEVGIAGRWYRRVEERIPESSDGSLPGGAIVTTYSDITDLKQARMEREAAKLEAERGAARLAAAVEAIPGGFVMMDENLNYLVWNSRYPVIGGTTDAVIRSHRTMEETLRFQAERGDWDHIRIDPARFSPAQIAATPILEKLIQLQSARAPGELPSAEERETMVAWHLMRFAPGGRPDGETGESAGTFRVADTGAVVEYRRNRVPGVGWVSLYTEITERVRQVEEAAAARAAAEAALAELRAAQDSLIQAEKLASLGGLVAGIAHELNTPVGISYTAANHLRTELSKFRTLVDENRLRKADLDEFLELVGEAANLLEVNSGRASRLVQSFKNVSADQASDQRRTFELRPYLDEIVMSVGPRWKRGGHLVHLHCPDGIVMDSYPGALGQVLTNLIVNSTVHGFEDGRSGRIDISVVRPLGGEIVLVYRDDGRGIPLADLPRIFDPFFTTRRGQGSTGLGLNIVYNLVTRTLQGRIDVWSAPGQGTRFTLRLPQVVKAEE, encoded by the coding sequence ATGGATCACGGGCCGCATGTGCCTGACTCGGCATTGCAGGACGGCGGGGGCGATCCCGGACATGCCGCGTCCGTTCCACCGGACGACGCCGGCCCGCGCCGCGCGAATGAGCGGCGGCGGCAGGAGCGGCGGGTAGCCGACCGCGACGCGGCGGTTCTGCGCCGGGCGTTCGAGGGGTTCTCCGATGGCATCCTGGTCTGCGACGGCGAGGACCGGGCCATTTTCTCCAACCCGCGCCTGCATTCCTTCTTTCCGGGCTCGCCGGGCGTGGAAGCCATCCAGGGCTGGTCCTTCGAACGGATCATGCGGGAGGCGCTGCTCCTGAAGCTGGTCACCGGCACCGGCACCGACGAGCCGGTCGATCCGGAGCGCCATGTCGCCCAGCGCATGGCCCAGCGCCGGGCGCTGACCGGCCGCACGGTGGATGAGGTCGGCATTGCCGGGCGCTGGTACCGCAGGGTGGAGGAGCGCATCCCGGAATCCTCCGATGGCAGCCTGCCCGGCGGGGCCATCGTCACCACCTACAGCGACATCACCGACCTGAAGCAGGCGCGGATGGAGCGCGAGGCCGCCAAGCTGGAGGCGGAGAGGGGGGCCGCTCGGCTGGCCGCCGCCGTGGAGGCGATTCCCGGCGGCTTCGTGATGATGGACGAGAACCTCAATTATCTTGTCTGGAACAGCCGCTATCCGGTCATCGGCGGCACCACGGACGCTGTCATCCGCAGCCATCGCACCATGGAGGAGACGCTACGCTTCCAGGCGGAGCGGGGCGACTGGGACCATATCCGCATCGATCCGGCCCGGTTCTCGCCGGCGCAGATCGCCGCCACCCCCATCCTCGAAAAGCTGATCCAGCTCCAGTCCGCCCGCGCCCCCGGCGAGTTGCCGTCGGCGGAGGAGCGGGAGACCATGGTGGCCTGGCACCTGATGCGCTTCGCTCCCGGCGGCCGGCCGGACGGGGAGACGGGCGAGTCGGCCGGCACCTTCCGCGTCGCCGACACCGGCGCTGTCGTGGAGTACCGCCGCAACCGCGTGCCCGGCGTTGGCTGGGTCTCCCTCTATACCGAGATCACCGAACGGGTACGGCAGGTGGAGGAGGCCGCCGCCGCCCGCGCCGCGGCGGAGGCAGCGCTGGCGGAACTGCGCGCCGCCCAGGACAGCCTGATCCAGGCGGAGAAGCTGGCCTCGCTGGGCGGTCTGGTGGCCGGCATCGCGCATGAGCTGAACACGCCGGTGGGCATCTCCTACACAGCCGCCAACCATCTGCGGACCGAACTTTCCAAGTTTCGCACCCTGGTGGACGAGAACCGCCTCCGCAAGGCGGATCTGGACGAGTTCCTGGAACTGGTGGGAGAGGCGGCGAATCTGCTGGAGGTGAATTCCGGACGGGCTTCGCGCCTGGTGCAGAGCTTCAAGAACGTCTCAGCCGACCAAGCGTCGGACCAGCGCCGCACCTTCGAGCTCCGACCCTATCTGGACGAGATCGTGATGAGCGTCGGGCCGCGCTGGAAGCGGGGGGGCCATCTGGTGCACCTGCACTGCCCGGACGGCATCGTCATGGACAGCTATCCGGGCGCGCTGGGGCAGGTGCTGACCAACCTCATCGTCAATTCCACCGTGCACGGGTTCGAGGATGGGCGGTCCGGACGGATCGACATCTCCGTGGTGCGTCCGTTGGGCGGGGAGATCGTGCTGGTCTATCGCGACGACGGGCGGGGCATTCCGCTGGCCGACCTGCCCAGGATATTCGACCCGTTCTTCACCACCCGGCGCGGCCAGGGCTCCACCGGGCTGGGATTGAACATCGTCTACAATCTGGTGACCCGCACGCTCCAGGGCCGGATCGATGTCTGGAGCGCGCCGGGCCAGGGCACCCGCTTCACCCTGCGCCTGCCGCAGGTGGTGAAGGCGGAGGAGTAA